Within Cyprinus carpio isolate SPL01 chromosome A11, ASM1834038v1, whole genome shotgun sequence, the genomic segment gctttatttatataaaaatatatatgtgtctCATCAGGTGTCATTAGATAAATCAAAATCAGATAATTCGCTACTCTTTGGCTGACTGAGATTAGGTTGGTCCCATAAGGCAGTATCTGGTTTAAATTTAGCTGTTTTTGTAACTTGCATGTTGATTGATCActtaatttttaaaggggtcatatgatgcgattaaaatttttcctttctttttggagtgttacaagctcttggtgcataaagaagatctgtaaagttgcaaagactaaagtctcaaatccaaagatatattctttataaaagttaagactcttctacgccctcctaaaacggctcgtttaaacgcccccacatgtctacgtcacgatgtgggaagatttgcataacgccgtccaaatgttcatgcaaagaaagaaggcataacttttattctcactgttgccgtgccaccatgtcgtggagatgctgtgtgtttcggtatgaaagtaaaactactttgtttggtcttccaaaagaggacacgactagaaatcagtggttaagttgtattaacaacactgttccagaacagtccagcccaaatattcagatgtgtgcagcacattttacagaggacaaggactgtttccagaaccagtagcctacaatgcttctgtaCACAAagactgtttctataaagttgggcagttccgACTTtgaaaggacagtctggcacttctgactcacagcatatatgtacatttacatatttaaagaattttccactgattattcaaatgagagttttgagcagtttttgttgtttctcagatctcTTTATGCAGCGTgatacgcaatgcataaaaagacagtataagtcattataatcagttattatgtccccactgtatgcaacaaatgcctcgttggtaatgggttttattggttttgtcttgttgctccagcacacggcatcacagtatggtaaggggcgtaacatttctgtcacacgcttgaggtatttggccaatcacaatgcactggatagctggccaatcagcgtacacctcacttttcagaacgacgagctttgtaaaaaacaacacgtttcagaaggcggggcatagaagcaacaataatgtacattatgtgaaaaataatgtgttttttgaaccttaaaccacataaacacattgcattacaccaaatacacaaaacaatgttcatcaaaaaaaaaacaaaataaaaaaaataaattagtccAGCAATTAATCTTTAAAGTTCTGTATTGGTAGTTTTCAGCATTCTCACTGTAGGGGTTGCATAGACTGGTTGGGTTTTTCAACTACAAGACTGTCAAAGCCAAAGGTCTCTATTTACAACCtgttttgcagcgttgagcaatgtagccaatcacagacatatatgTTAATATCTTGAACCCATTGGCCAATCCGAGGCATTTAAGTTAGAATTAACTCAGCACTCATATGCGTTCTACTCGCTCACAAATCCtcacattattacaaagtgaAGACACAATGTGCAGTGcttcactttttacagtgaataGTATAGttttgattataaattattattattattattttttttttttttcttttacggTTGTTGTTGCACCATATAAATGTGATAACTGGACAATATTTGAAATGAATATTTGAATTGAGTTTGAatgaacactgtgtgtgtgtgtgtgtgtgtgtgtgtgtgtgtgtgtgtgtgtgtgtgtgtgtgtgtgtgtgtgtgtgtgtgtgtgtgtgtagtattattatcattattattattattaatggccACAGATAGCATACTTTCATGCCTTGGCTAATCAAACAAATGTTACTGTTATGAGTTCAGAGACCAGAGTCATATTAAAAGTAGCTGAAAGGCTAAAGCCCCTGATCTTTGAGTACCTTTATTGAATTGTAGGTTGATAATTATGTTATGTCCCTGGAAAAGCCTCtccaaatattaaattactgtgTGGTATTTTCCATCAAAGAGGCGGTGACAGGGCCATTCTGTTGACAGGATTAGATTTCTCATTGTGAAATCTCCCTCAAGCACATTTTAGATCTATTCTCATACACACCGATTTTTCCACATTCATGCCTGCATATTTTTCCCCAAATAGCCATCAGAGAAATTTCTTACAGCCACAGACAGGTTGTCCTTTCCTAGGTGTGTTTAAAAGTCACACTGAAAACATCCATGTTAGTGTCATCACATCACATATTTCTAAACCAGGCAGCATGAAATGGCAGCAaacaaaaacagttgtgttttagGCCCCAATATCTCTACTTCCACAAACGCAGGATGTGCTGGATATTATGAGGATTTTGCCGTGATTTCTCCAGCCTGCGTCCACAGATATGCCCCCTGCTTTAATTTCCCGGCGCACAATAAAAGGCAAACTCTCCTCTCTTCAAACCACCTCTTCCTGTTCCTCAAAGCAGCTTATTAGTAACAGACATTGGTATGACCAAAGAACTTCAAAGAATATGAAAGCAgactttaaaatgtatgtataaattgAGATGGTGGATTGTTTTAGACTACATGTGCACGCTCTCACGCTTTTCCAACAACTGGAAAAAGCCAGAGGTGGTTCGATGACATATGAAACATAAATTAGAGGTAAAATATGTCAGCTTGGTTGAAAAGAAACTGGAGGGTGTAATCTACCCGTCTACTGTTACGGAAGAAAAGTTAAGGCCCTTGATAGGGTAGACAGTAGTATCCTACAGCAAGGGTGGAGTGGAGTAGTCTGGTGTGTTTACTTGCAATAGAAACATTATAAAGaagatttttgtatttaaatgtttctgcATGTATTTAAACTCATCCAACAGTGTGAGTTTGGGTCAggttttttatgcattatatatatatatatatatatatatatataattgtaaggatgcattgaattgatcaaaagtcacagcgaagcatttataatgttgcaaaagatttcaaataaatgcttactCTTTAAtttactattcatcaaagaatcctgaaaaaaaatttatcacagtttccacataaatatgaagcagcacaactgtcttcaacattgataataataagaaatgtttcttgagcagaaaatcagcatattagaatgatttctgaaggatcatgtgacactgaagactggagtaatgatgctgaaaattcagctttgctatcagaggaataaattgctttttttttttatcatataaatgcagccctggtgagcataaaagacttctttcaaaaacatttgaaaaaccaACCCCAAATTTGTATATACATGTATTAAACTACATGCAAAAATAAGACTGACCTCCAAAAATGTGTGGAAATGTGACACAACACAAGTGATTGGGCAACAGCTCAGCAAAGCGGTGCTTACGAAAGTCATCTCTGGGGCCGCTTTGTTGCAGCACCAAACCACATTTATGCATGTCCGACAAAGCTTCATTCCTGCCATTATTCCATGAATagtttctataaatatttattgttcttGGCGTGATGGCATGACTCTCTGAGTTCATGTCACTAGGCAGCTGCCTGACTGGTACACGCACTGGTACTACCATGATCCATCAAACCCCAAAACCATTGCATACATCTGTAAAGCATGATAGAGATGGAAGATACCATTATTAATGTTACTGAATTTTCCAGAAGGTCTGTGGTAGGTGTGGTTAACCTGGGGATTTTATAATAACCATGTACACAAATccttcaaaagcttggggtctctttatgctcaccaaggcttcatttattattttttacaattaattatattttatattttatttcaatatattttaaaatgtcatttattattgtgatgcaaagctgaattttcagcatcattactccagtcttcagtgtcacatgatccttcagaaataattctaatatgctgatttgctgctcaagaaacatttcttcttcttcttcttcttcttattattattattatcaatattagaAACAGTTTTGTGGAATCAATTATCAATTTTTaatcaggattctttaatgaacagaaagaagtagagatcttttataacattaaagtctttactgttaccTTAGATCTatttaattgctgaataaaaataataaaataaaagttatttcttaaaaaaaaaaaaaatctttctgatggCAAACTCTGAATGTGTAACTTAAAAGAACATTCTGGGTTCAGTCCAAGAAATGGCATATTGTTGATAACcacaaaaatcattttgactcaacctttgatttctttctttctttctttctttctttctttctttctttctttctttctttctttctttctttctttctttctttctttctttctttctttctttcttttagtttaaatAGTGAGGCATGTAGAGTGTGTGGGGGGCAATCTTTGaatgatttaaaagcataaatgtcaactttttaatgtaataaaagcttataattttagaaataattatattaaataacttgataaatttataaaattattttagaattatataaaattatttgatcattttattacaataattttatataattttataaatcatCATTTTATGGATTATGCCATTACCTTGTAAAGTTAAATTGGATACAACTATCCAGACAGCACAGAAACTGGTTACTAAGCAATTTTTTCCACCACTTAAATCATAACACGCATTAAAGCTTGTGGATATACTACTGAAACGctgagtattttaacattaattgcaAGTACCCCAGAATTTCCCCATTTTCCCCCCAAATTTATGTTTGaagtaatcaacattatgccacaaccCAGGATATTTCTTTAACATCAACAGCAGCAACACCGCAAAACcaaaactttacaaaacaaaGACACTTATCCTTGTGTGAAACCCATTAAACAAGTCTGAATACATTCACAAAGACCATTAAATCATACCCTGCCAAAAGACCAGATCTGACCTTTTGATTAAGCTGGTTAACTATggaaatttttaaacatttggaaaGAGCAATTCACTCAAAAAGCACAATCACAAGCATGTCAGTCTTTGACACAGcatatatttcaatttaacatACATTCATATGAAATATAATCCTCTTCAGTGTATAAGTCTTTACAAACCTatgtttcttttaaaagcatACTGGATAGCAAGTTTTACTATAGAAAAGCTTGGAGTTATGGTATCGTACATAAATAATTCAGTCACTCGGTCTGACTAATGGAGGAGGGAATGCTGGGGGATTTGTTTATTTGCGGTATGTGCATCTGGAGAGGAAAAGTGCTAGAGTCATCGTGCACAGAATCCATGATCCAAGCACCCCAAACGGGTAAACAATTTATGTTTGTCAGTTTCGCGCCAGATGCATGGTTACAGCTCAGCACCAATCATCTGTCTGCATCAATAGCTAGTTAACTAACGAAGCGCTCCTTTTGAACAGCTGGCTAACACTTATATTTCCACTCCGTCTTGTTCGGAGTCGGTTCGCATCCCTAGTAAAGCAGGCCTCGGTTTAATACTCGCTGTACGTTATCAGTGAGTGATTCTTGAATTCAAGCAGCATCACAGGAACGAATGGCCACGAGCATGGAAAACTCTTGGAAAGTACATGTACACCTGGACTGCATCTCAGCACGTAGTGTTCAATGTCTCAGTTAGTCCGACGTCCATCTTTCAAGATGAAACCCTAAAgcagcattaataataaaaaggcgTTGACCTTTCTCCATATTCATGTGCCCCTGATCCCAATGGCACTCCTCTGGTGTGCGTCACATTAAAAATTCACTCTCTATTcgattgcaataaaaaaaaaaaaaaaaaaaaaaaaaaaaaaaaaaagaaaccaaccactgaattaaaaacagGACAAGGAGAGAGAAAAATACTCTCAATTGGGACCACGGGTATATTGCCCCTATATTTTAAAGTCTCATGTATGACATGTTCCTCTACCGTCGCATGAAATGCTTGGGAAAGTGGTGAGGGGAAGATCACCGACATGTGTGCATCTCGACCATCTTGCGGCACTGTTTGCACTTGACGTAGCAGCACCAGTGGAACTTGCAGCTGCAGCGGTCGACCACCTCCACCTCCTCTGTGTGGAATCCGCGACCGCAGCACATGAGCTCGCAGCCGTCGATGGCCTTCGAGGTCTTGTTGCAAAAGCGGCCCGCGGTGCCCAGTATGCCTGGAGATCTGGGGTCGTGTTCGCAGAAATCTGGGCTCGGGTCCAGGTACACCAGATCTTCATCTGTGTGTGGCTTGAACTGTGAGTTTCGGGGAACCAGGACCTTGGTGGTGCCCACTTTGCGCAGCTCCACTTCTGTAGCACCGTCAAATTTCTCCTTGATGATGTTGCCCACTTTGCGGAACGGCGGCATTGCTTTCCAGCAGGTTTTTACCTCACAGGAGCCGGAAACCCCATGGCACTTACATTCCACTCGCATGTTGTTTAGAATTGCTTGGATTGTGAAAGAAAGGTAATTTGTTAACAAATTATGATCGTTTAAACCTTTCAGCATGATGTGTGTTAAACACCTTACCTTCCTCCCTGCCTCATTGTTATGAAGGTTCATTAGGGCTCTGTTGGAGGACTGTCCTTTACTTCGTTCTCTGATGTCCACAAAGGACTGGGAAAAAGCAACCCCGTATGCAATGTTATCAGAGCATCCTGACCATTGGAAACCTGTTGAGATAAAGACCCTCAAGCATGGAGAGATGTAACGAGTCCATATGGAAACAAGGTACATGATTGGCAATTTTTCCAGGTTAGTGACATCAGATCACAGAATGTcttttataatttagtttgaGACACTTTTTAGTAAGTGAACTAGATATCCATGAGAAGAACTATGTATGTGGCtgctttaatttagttttagttaatcatATGAAATAGTCTtcaattattttctgtattttactgcagaggttttcaaactgtttgattatactgaagaaaatcattaaaatatttcatggaAATTCTTTATTTTGCTATGATGGATTTTTTCTATCCATTGTTAGTGTAATGTTAGATGTTAGAATCTTCACTACGtagtaagtaaaaaaaacagtaataataaaaaaaaagatcacaatcTCATTATTTCTGCCCAGTTCTTAAAatgcagaataaaacaataataccaAATActcaacaaatataaaatatatttatataatatatacgttttcttctttctttctttttttttctcagaacagtttgaaaacccctgctgtTCTGTATTTTAGTCTCAGCACattcttgttttgtgtgtgaccattatttaaatacatttttagattgCTTTTCAATTATTGTAGTATAATCTGTTTCATATCCTGTTCATAAACAGCACTTATGAACAACGGGAATTGCGACTGATCACTTTACATGTCAGTTACATGACTCTTTCTGTCTAATTTGCCATTTCTTGGCCAGGATAAGCACTATTAACCATCAAATTGAATCAAAATCATTCATCGTGGTTTCATAGCGATTAATCCtcacaataattattattcacaCAAAGCACACATACCTTCTGGACTGACACCGTGCACATTGCGGTCGCAGCCACACTTGTCCAGCTCCCCGCTGCTGCAGGCTCTGGTCACTGCAAAGGCTACACTAGCAGCAGATAAAGCGTACACAAATGCAGCTTCCCGTGTACCTGTGTCACAAATAAGTAGCCACTAAGTATCTACAGGGTTTTAAGCAGGGCTGGCTTCATGTCCAATTAAATATGAGGCTACTTACCTTGTGTGACCACTTTGCCAAACAAAGGAACACTCTCTAGCGTCGAGCAGTTCCAGCGCCGGTTGCGGAACTGAAACTGGCACTCGTCGATGGCGAGCTGGGCGCCCCTGCGGACCGCGTCCATCACCTCCACATTGCGCTTGCAGATCTGAACCTGCCTCTGGATGAGTCCTCTGAGCTTCTCACAGGTTTCTTCATCCGAGATGCTCCCCACTGATGACAGCTTTGCCAGATATCTGAGGACAAAGCAGTAGAGACGTAATCAATAATTGTTCCGAGACTGTCAATAATACAggcatttgtaaagaaaaaactTTGTATCTAGATGCTGGTAGAAAAATGCAAATATGTGTGGaatattagcatattataatttttgctgttgttgtttatttattttacatacttATTATTTCAGGTAATTTTTCATTACTTTTCACTCTGTtacttttggtttggtttggtttaagttaagttttagttttcggtatatttaaatcacaatactttataataaatttCCTAAcataactaacaatgaacattatatttacagcatttgttattttaatgtcaatttctacaaagatacatttataaaattaagttaaatgaagaaacctatttaaaataaaacaagttatcaattaacaatataatataataaatatataattaataataatatatatttattttgttatatatattctaaatatagtACTgctatatattatcatattatttattatacattatatatttaatttattattatatgtattctgtaaattttttttttatataattttaaagttaaattaaaatttatttatggttattttattgcattttgaattttagtgttgtaaaaaaaaaaaaaatccaaattatttttgtttatttctttttagttaaattgtttcattttgttgttgttgtagtgtcTGTTAACAATAACCCTGACTCATGCACTGTTCCACTAATTTAGTGACCCACGTAGGTTTTCATTGACTCCATAGCACAAACAGTACAATAAACAGCGCAAACATAAACAGTGTGGCCCTCCTGTGACGTTCATGGAAGGCTTTGTAGGGCAGATGAGGTAAGGGTGATGTTGAGAGACGGATAGAGACTATCTTCACCCATCACCTCCAGGGCCAGGGGGTCGGGGCAACACCAATGCTTTAAAGGGTCTGCTGTGCTCCATCTCTTTATGGCACCTTATAAAAATAGTCCTATACTACAACACATTACACAGGTTTTCATCCGTACACACCAAGCTTGGTCTCATTATCATCAAGAACTGGTGTAGATCAAAGTCATGAGTGTTTAAAGTCTGCGCAGATGCATTTAAAGAGTTGCGTGTGCTCACGGATGGGTTTGGTTTACATTATTTGTTTCTGAAGGTCTTTTGGTGTAGTGCTGGGTAATTCAAAAGTGCGCCTTGCGTATTGCATATTGCGGATGGAAGTCTTAAGAATGGCTTTGAAGGTGCTGTGGTGTAAATACTCAATTAAGGTGCAAGATCTTGAGGTTTATTTATCTGATTTGTAGTTCAAGGCTAAACCGCAAAATCACCACGGATTGGATCTGACTCACGGAATGCTTATAGTGTaatcacatgtacagtatttacactGTTGAAAGCGGTTTTTAAAAGGGGTTTTCACAGCGTTGCAAACGTTTTTGGTTCCccacagaaaaataaacagtaaaattaactaaattagttaatttcactcaaatattaataaaagctcaTTGTACTTAGTTAAGTCAGATGAACTCAATAATTGATTATATtaatctgaaattaaaattaaagagttGCATCAGATTTCTAGGTACCAGCATGCCAAACAGTCAATCTGTaggagaataaatgttgaaattaattattatttttgtgtttttacacaggATCAATATAGTGAGAGATATGTAAGTGTTTAATGTTCTGTTAAGTTGGGATTTTTTAGGGGTTTCTGTTAGTGATAACCTGCAACTGTTACCTTTAAAGAGCTATTTTTACCAgttttaaccaataaaatgtagttttgttgatACAGAttaatgtatttaggttgatttaGCAATAGTAATAGTTAACAATGGTTAATTATAGTTCTGATTAACCAGTTGACTTAGATGTTGCCATTTTTTAACTAGCAGTTAACCACAAAAGATTTGAGCTGATTTGATGTTAATGCACATGTATGACTTTGAGTCAGTGTTTCAATTCATACTTattaaattgcaattaacatacaaaaaaaaaaaaaaaaaaaaatggtagctgtatttttaagagtgtagtgtcTTGAAGTCTGCTTGGTTTCAAGGGCTCATCTTAAGTTAAATACTGGCAGCGGCGCATCCCACCCCTCTCTGCTGTTGACAAGAGCTGATTTTGAAGGCCACGGTTGGGGCAGATAAGAAACAAACACCTCCTTGTCCATGGGACCATCATCTCTGCTCTCATGAGCTTTGATAACATGCTCCTGTCCAGCCAAAAGATGAAGCATGACATCAGCGGCCAGATGCACATGCATTCTGCTCAGAGGGTGTTTGAGTTTCTTTTTTATAGCATCTGTTGACGATTGCATGTTCTTGCATGCGTGTTTacagcttttgtttgttttactagtAAATTAGCTCTGTGATCCTGACCTGATAATGAATCTGGCAGCCAAATGGCAGCGGAGGCCCGTCCGTTCTGGCGGGATTAGCGCTGGAATATAATATATCAGTGCCAGATGCACTCATAAGACTGGCGCTCATATCAAGCTCGGGATTTTGACAAACAAACACCTGAAGAACGGCCCGCTGCATATTTGTCTGGGAAAAAGATTGTCTGAGACCTTGAGAGAATCTTGTTTTCATTGCTTCCC encodes:
- the LOC109051933 gene encoding protein Wnt-4a: MSSEYLIRSLLMLFLALFSANASNWLYLAKLSSVGSISDEETCEKLRGLIQRQVQICKRNVEVMDAVRRGAQLAIDECQFQFRNRRWNCSTLESVPLFGKVVTQGTREAAFVYALSAASVAFAVTRACSSGELDKCGCDRNVHGVSPEGFQWSGCSDNIAYGVAFSQSFVDIRERSKGQSSNRALMNLHNNEAGRKAILNNMRVECKCHGVSGSCEVKTCWKAMPPFRKVGNIIKEKFDGATEVELRKVGTTKVLVPRNSQFKPHTDEDLVYLDPSPDFCEHDPRSPGILGTAGRFCNKTSKAIDGCELMCCGRGFHTEEVEVVDRCSCKFHWCCYVKCKQCRKMVEMHTCR